The following proteins are encoded in a genomic region of Mycobacterium kiyosense:
- a CDS encoding 2-dehydropantoate 2-reductase, with amino-acid sequence MKIGIIGCGAMGSVYAARLALAGNEVTVVDRYQAGIDTIAQHGLRVSGPGYDETVRVRAGTASPAEVMDLVVLAVKAADVEAGAQQALSMLGDDTPVLTIQNGLGSADVVAGVVGAHRVAVGIASGFGAARLAPGHVHHNAMRAMRFGAYSALPYERVASVARVWAEAGFDAAAVTDIAAMQWEKLICNVAYSAPCALTGMTVGQVLDDPEMGPVSRAAATEAWTVARASGIAVDVADPVAHVRNFGAGMPDAKPSALLDHEAHRVSEIDVINGAVPRQGARVGVEAPVNATLTALVKTIERGWN; translated from the coding sequence ATGAAGATCGGGATAATCGGCTGTGGCGCAATGGGTTCGGTGTATGCCGCGAGGTTGGCGCTGGCCGGTAACGAGGTGACGGTGGTGGACCGCTACCAGGCCGGAATCGACACCATTGCGCAGCACGGGCTGCGGGTCAGCGGCCCCGGCTACGACGAGACGGTGCGGGTGCGGGCCGGCACCGCGTCGCCCGCCGAAGTAATGGACCTGGTGGTGTTGGCGGTCAAAGCCGCCGACGTGGAAGCCGGTGCGCAGCAGGCACTTTCGATGTTGGGCGACGATACGCCGGTGTTGACCATCCAGAACGGGCTGGGCTCGGCCGACGTCGTCGCCGGGGTCGTCGGCGCGCACCGGGTGGCCGTCGGGATCGCCAGCGGCTTCGGCGCGGCCCGGCTGGCGCCCGGGCATGTGCACCACAATGCCATGCGCGCCATGCGTTTTGGCGCCTACTCTGCGCTACCCTACGAACGGGTCGCGTCGGTTGCCCGGGTGTGGGCCGAGGCCGGTTTCGACGCCGCCGCGGTTACCGACATCGCCGCGATGCAGTGGGAGAAGCTGATCTGCAACGTCGCCTACAGCGCGCCGTGCGCGCTGACCGGCATGACCGTCGGGCAGGTGCTGGACGACCCGGAGATGGGGCCGGTCAGCCGGGCCGCCGCGACCGAGGCGTGGACGGTGGCCCGCGCGTCGGGCATCGCCGTCGACGTCGCGGATCCCGTTGCGCACGTTCGCAATTTCGGTGCGGGAATGCCCGACGCGAAGCCCTCGGCGTTGCTGGACCACGAGGCACACCGGGTCAGCGAGATCGACGTCATCAACGGCGCGGTGCCACGCCAGGGTGCGCGGGTGGGCGTCGAAGCGCCGGTGAACGCGACGCTGACCGCGCTGGTCAAAACGATCGAGCGGGGTTGGAATTAG
- a CDS encoding mandelate racemase: MQLTAIRERAVGLQGSAANAVVDFSGHTVSLVALVAVRDGRQVVGVAFDSIGRFAQSGILRDRMIPRVLAAEPGSLLDDAGRLSPTAVLACALRNEKPGGHGDRAAAAAALELACWDLLAKLDDEPAYATIARHFGTEPAASVPVYAAGGYYHPDTGRCGRDGLRAEMRGYLDLGYDAVKMKIGGAPLAEDLARVETVVDVVGEAARVAVDANGRFSRAAATQWAAALAPYGLRWFEEPGDPLDFELNHAVTDCYDGSVATGENLFSVPDVLNLVRYGGMRPGRDVFQMDAGLSYGLGEYARMLEVLEGHGFDRRFAFPHGGHLINLHIAAGLGLGGCESYPGVFQPFGGYSPGCELRDGRITPTDAPGFGLEQKPGLAEIIAELTG, translated from the coding sequence ATGCAACTCACTGCCATCCGCGAGCGGGCGGTCGGGCTGCAGGGCAGCGCGGCCAACGCGGTCGTCGACTTCTCCGGCCACACCGTTTCGCTGGTCGCACTCGTCGCCGTCCGGGATGGCCGGCAGGTGGTGGGCGTCGCTTTCGACTCGATCGGCCGGTTCGCGCAGAGCGGGATCCTGCGGGACCGGATGATTCCGCGGGTGCTGGCCGCGGAACCGGGTTCGCTGCTCGATGACGCGGGCAGGCTCAGCCCAACCGCGGTGCTGGCGTGCGCCCTGCGCAATGAGAAACCCGGCGGCCACGGTGACCGGGCCGCCGCGGCAGCGGCGCTGGAGCTGGCCTGCTGGGACCTGCTCGCCAAACTGGACGACGAGCCTGCCTACGCCACCATCGCGCGCCACTTCGGTACCGAGCCGGCGGCCTCGGTACCCGTCTACGCCGCGGGCGGCTACTACCACCCCGATACCGGCCGCTGCGGCCGGGACGGGCTGCGCGCGGAGATGCGCGGCTACCTGGACCTGGGTTATGACGCGGTCAAGATGAAAATCGGCGGGGCGCCGCTGGCCGAGGATCTGGCCCGGGTCGAGACCGTCGTCGACGTGGTCGGCGAGGCCGCGCGGGTGGCCGTGGACGCCAACGGCCGGTTTTCCCGCGCAGCGGCGACGCAGTGGGCGGCCGCGCTGGCACCCTACGGCTTGCGCTGGTTCGAGGAGCCCGGCGATCCGCTGGATTTCGAGCTGAATCACGCCGTGACCGACTGTTACGACGGCTCGGTGGCCACCGGGGAGAACTTGTTCTCGGTGCCCGACGTGCTCAACCTGGTGCGCTACGGCGGTATGCGCCCGGGGCGCGACGTCTTCCAGATGGACGCCGGGTTGAGCTACGGGCTCGGCGAGTACGCCCGCATGCTGGAGGTGCTCGAGGGGCACGGTTTCGATCGCCGGTTCGCGTTCCCGCACGGCGGGCACCTGATCAACCTGCACATCGCGGCCGGGTTGGGCCTGGGCGGCTGCGAGTCATACCCGGGCGTGTTCCAGCCGTTCGGCGGCTACTCGCCGGGCTGCGAGCTGCGCGACGGCCGGATCACCCCGACGGACGCGCCGGGCTTCGGCCTGGAACAGAAGCCCGGCCTGGCTGAGATCATCGCCGAGTTGACGGGTTAG
- a CDS encoding membrane protein has protein sequence MADLTRRSVLRMGAGAAGAFALGALVDSPRAPAAPAPFDPPTAGKTLPTKLTGSFVSAARGGIRTNWVIAMPPGQTKMLRPVIALHGKDRDANMMLECGVEDALAQLVAEGKPPFAVVGVDGGSDCYWHRRANGEDSGTMVLEELLPMLTSMGMDTSKVGFLGWSMGGYGALLLGARLGPARTAGICAVSPALYMSYLGSAPGAFDSLDDWNRNTVFGLPVLNSIPIRIDCGIGDRFLFASSQFAGHLKKKPAGSFSPGGHDVDYWRAQLPAELAWMAT, from the coding sequence GTGGCCGACCTGACCCGCCGCTCGGTGCTGCGCATGGGCGCTGGTGCCGCCGGTGCATTTGCGCTCGGCGCGCTGGTCGATTCGCCCCGGGCCCCGGCCGCGCCGGCCCCGTTCGACCCCCCGACCGCGGGCAAGACGCTGCCCACCAAGCTCACCGGCTCGTTCGTGTCGGCCGCCCGCGGCGGCATCAGGACGAACTGGGTGATCGCGATGCCGCCCGGCCAGACCAAGATGCTGCGGCCGGTGATCGCTTTGCACGGCAAGGACCGCGACGCCAACATGATGCTGGAGTGCGGTGTCGAGGACGCGCTGGCGCAGCTGGTCGCCGAGGGTAAACCGCCGTTCGCCGTAGTCGGCGTCGACGGCGGCTCGGACTGCTACTGGCATCGCCGGGCCAACGGCGAGGACTCCGGCACCATGGTGCTCGAGGAATTGCTGCCGATGCTGACCTCGATGGGCATGGACACCTCCAAAGTCGGCTTCCTGGGCTGGTCCATGGGCGGGTACGGCGCCCTGCTGCTGGGCGCCCGGCTCGGCCCGGCCCGCACGGCGGGGATCTGCGCGGTCAGCCCGGCGCTGTACATGTCCTACCTCGGCAGCGCGCCGGGCGCGTTCGACAGCCTCGACGACTGGAACCGCAACACCGTGTTCGGGCTGCCGGTGCTCAATTCGATCCCCATCCGGATCGACTGCGGCATCGGGGACCGCTTCTTGTTCGCCTCGAGCCAGTTCGCCGGCCACCTGAAGAAGAAGCCGGCCGGCAGCTTCTCCCCCGGTGGCCACGACGTCGACTACTGGCGCGCGCAACTGCCCGCCGAGCTGGCCTGGATGGCGACCTGA
- a CDS encoding acyltransferase: MTEADTTRATQPLGRRIARAPFRPDIEGLRAIAVIAVVLYHAGVPGIAGGYIGVDVFFVISGFLITGLLWREVAATETVALGSFYAARARRLLPAAATVGVITAIFAAIVLPPLQARRVFIDGIASMLYVGNYRFAVQGTDYMGSAAPSPFQHYWSLGVEEQFYLVWPALIIGTAWLLGRFRRTAMSGATPYAALLAAVGVASLAAAVVWTRISPPWAFFSLPTRAWELAAGGLVALTIHQWKRLPLLPAAVAGWGGLALILLTCTQLGPHTPYPGTSALLPVLGTALVIGAGSVTGGLGVGRLLCPPVMRAIGRVSYSWYLWHWPVLLLLPPLLGDPGGLPGRLAATTVSAGLAVITMHAVENPGRFAAALRGSAKASLAVAGAASAVAACACAVLLTAVPAPVGHGAAAPQARIVALPPAPDPQLSPQEAAVRQAFAQARDLLAASAGLGPVPSNLNPSLSAAPGDKAPVFVNGCMRSWRDLGQSECATADTGSPTRVTLIGDSHAAMWDPALRQVAEQRHWRLETMAKVTCPFLDLPIVSPYLGRKYTECEQWRGEVMGRVAAERPKLVVLGMSRRYHADFSFASYDRAWIDSLALVVTTLRGMGSSVLVLGPVADPQAAAPTCLSAHLDDAGACAPARSVAVNGDGVAAEQRATTEAGGQYADLTDLFCTAERCPMIVGNTLVFRDDNHITTEYAQLLAPVIGALADRALPNG, translated from the coding sequence ATGACCGAGGCGGACACCACCCGCGCGACCCAGCCCCTGGGACGGCGCATAGCCCGCGCCCCGTTCCGTCCCGACATCGAGGGCCTGCGCGCCATCGCGGTGATCGCCGTCGTCCTCTACCACGCGGGCGTTCCCGGCATCGCCGGCGGCTACATCGGCGTCGACGTTTTCTTCGTGATCTCCGGCTTCCTCATCACCGGGCTGTTGTGGCGCGAGGTCGCGGCCACCGAAACCGTTGCGCTGGGCAGTTTCTACGCCGCCCGCGCCCGCCGCCTGCTGCCGGCCGCGGCCACCGTCGGGGTCATCACCGCGATCTTCGCCGCGATCGTGCTGCCGCCGTTGCAGGCCCGCCGGGTCTTCATCGACGGCATCGCCAGCATGCTCTACGTCGGTAACTATCGCTTCGCCGTGCAGGGCACCGACTACATGGGTTCGGCCGCGCCGTCGCCGTTCCAGCACTACTGGTCGCTGGGTGTCGAGGAACAGTTCTATCTGGTGTGGCCGGCGCTGATCATCGGGACGGCCTGGCTTCTCGGCCGGTTCCGGCGCACCGCGATGTCCGGCGCGACGCCGTACGCGGCGCTGCTGGCCGCCGTCGGGGTGGCGTCGTTGGCGGCTGCGGTGGTGTGGACCCGGATATCGCCGCCGTGGGCGTTCTTCTCGCTGCCCACCCGGGCGTGGGAGCTGGCCGCGGGCGGGCTGGTGGCACTCACGATCCACCAGTGGAAGCGGTTGCCGCTGCTGCCCGCGGCGGTAGCCGGATGGGGTGGGCTGGCACTGATCCTCCTGACCTGCACCCAGCTGGGACCGCATACGCCCTATCCCGGCACCTCGGCGCTGTTGCCGGTGCTGGGCACCGCGCTGGTGATCGGCGCCGGCTCGGTCACCGGTGGCCTGGGGGTGGGACGGCTGCTGTGCCCCCCGGTGATGCGGGCGATCGGGCGGGTGTCGTACTCGTGGTACCTGTGGCACTGGCCGGTGCTGCTGCTGTTGCCGCCGCTGCTGGGTGACCCGGGCGGCCTGCCCGGGCGACTGGCGGCCACGACGGTGTCGGCGGGACTGGCGGTGATCACCATGCACGCGGTGGAGAACCCGGGCCGCTTCGCCGCCGCGCTGCGCGGCTCCGCCAAAGCCAGCCTGGCGGTGGCCGGTGCCGCGAGTGCCGTCGCCGCCTGCGCGTGCGCCGTGTTGCTGACGGCCGTGCCCGCGCCGGTGGGCCACGGTGCCGCCGCGCCGCAGGCCAGGATCGTGGCGTTGCCACCGGCCCCGGATCCGCAGCTCAGTCCGCAGGAAGCCGCAGTCCGGCAGGCGTTCGCGCAGGCCCGCGACCTACTCGCCGCGTCGGCCGGCCTCGGTCCGGTGCCGTCGAACCTGAACCCGTCGCTGTCGGCGGCGCCCGGCGACAAGGCGCCGGTGTTCGTCAACGGCTGCATGCGTTCCTGGCGGGACCTCGGCCAGAGTGAATGCGCGACCGCCGACACCGGCTCCCCCACCCGGGTGACCCTGATCGGCGACTCCCACGCCGCCATGTGGGACCCGGCGCTGCGCCAGGTCGCCGAGCAGCGGCATTGGCGGCTCGAGACGATGGCGAAGGTCACCTGCCCGTTCCTGGACCTGCCGATCGTCAGCCCCTACCTGGGCCGCAAGTACACCGAGTGTGAACAGTGGCGCGGCGAGGTGATGGGACGGGTGGCGGCCGAGCGGCCGAAACTGGTGGTGCTCGGGATGAGCCGGCGCTACCACGCAGACTTCAGCTTCGCCTCCTACGACCGGGCCTGGATCGACAGCCTGGCCCTGGTGGTGACCACGCTGCGCGGCATGGGCTCCAGCGTGCTGGTGCTGGGCCCGGTGGCCGACCCGCAGGCCGCCGCGCCGACGTGCCTGTCGGCTCACCTGGACGACGCCGGGGCGTGCGCGCCGGCGCGGTCGGTCGCGGTCAACGGGGACGGCGTCGCCGCCGAGCAGCGGGCCACCACCGAGGCCGGCGGGCAGTACGCCGACCTGACCGACCTGTTCTGCACCGCGGAGCGCTGCCCGATGATCGTCGGCAACACCCTGGTGTTCCGCGACGACAATCACATCACGACCGAGTATGCGCAGTTGCTGGCACCGGTCATCGGCGCGCTGGCCGACCGGGCCCTGCCGAACGGCTGA
- the gabP gene encoding GABA permease gabP: MLSLAMPSAPQLRQGLSQRHLNMIAIGGVIGAGLFVGSGVVIHKTGPAAFLTYAICGLLIILVMRMLGEMAAANPSTGSFADYAATALGGWAGFSVGWLYWYFWVIVVGFEAVAGGKVLNYWFPAPLWLSSLCLMLLMTTTNLFSVSSFGEFEFWFAGIKVATIVLFLGLGTAFAFGWLPGRRGGFANLTAHGGFFPHGVGAVFAAIVVVIFSMVGAEVVTIAAAESRDPERAVARATNSVVARIAVFFVGSVFLLVVVLPWNSTELGASPYVAALKQMGIPGADQVMNAVVLTAVLSCLNSGLYTASRMLFVLADRGQAPAQLVRISGRGVPHVAIIGSSVVGFGCVLMAWLAPDTVFLFLLNSSGAIILFVYLLIALSQLVLRRHTPGERLRVRMWFFPGLSLLTAAGIVAVLVQMAFDRDARSQLWLSLLSWLVVLGAYRCLPRSRKSSQPEPN; this comes from the coding sequence GTGCTGTCGTTAGCCATGCCCAGCGCACCGCAACTGCGCCAAGGACTGTCGCAGCGGCACCTGAACATGATCGCAATCGGCGGGGTGATCGGTGCCGGCTTGTTCGTCGGGTCGGGCGTGGTGATCCACAAGACCGGCCCGGCGGCGTTTCTGACCTACGCGATCTGCGGTTTGCTCATAATCCTGGTGATGCGGATGCTCGGCGAGATGGCGGCGGCGAACCCGTCGACCGGATCGTTCGCCGATTACGCCGCAACGGCTCTCGGCGGCTGGGCGGGTTTCTCGGTGGGCTGGCTGTACTGGTACTTCTGGGTCATCGTGGTCGGCTTCGAGGCGGTCGCCGGCGGCAAGGTGCTCAACTACTGGTTCCCGGCGCCGCTGTGGCTGTCGTCGTTGTGCCTGATGTTGCTGATGACGACGACAAACCTGTTCTCGGTGTCCTCGTTCGGGGAGTTCGAATTCTGGTTCGCCGGAATCAAAGTCGCGACCATCGTGCTCTTCTTGGGTCTGGGCACAGCGTTCGCGTTCGGCTGGCTGCCCGGCCGGCGCGGGGGATTTGCCAACCTGACGGCGCACGGCGGCTTCTTTCCGCACGGCGTCGGGGCCGTCTTCGCCGCGATCGTGGTGGTGATCTTCTCCATGGTGGGCGCCGAGGTGGTCACCATCGCCGCCGCCGAAAGCCGGGACCCCGAACGCGCGGTGGCGCGGGCGACGAACTCGGTGGTGGCGCGGATCGCGGTGTTCTTCGTCGGGTCCGTGTTCTTGCTGGTGGTGGTATTGCCCTGGAATTCAACCGAACTGGGCGCTTCGCCCTATGTCGCCGCGCTCAAGCAGATGGGCATACCGGGCGCTGATCAGGTGATGAACGCGGTGGTGCTCACCGCCGTGCTGTCCTGCTTGAACTCGGGCCTGTACACCGCCTCGCGGATGCTGTTCGTGCTCGCCGACCGGGGCCAGGCGCCGGCGCAACTGGTGCGCATCAGCGGGCGCGGGGTGCCGCACGTCGCGATCATCGGGTCGTCGGTGGTGGGTTTCGGCTGCGTGTTGATGGCATGGCTGGCGCCCGACACGGTGTTCCTGTTTCTGCTGAACTCCTCGGGCGCCATCATCTTGTTCGTCTACCTGCTGATCGCGCTGTCGCAGCTCGTGTTGCGGCGCCACACGCCGGGCGAGAGGTTGCGGGTGAGGATGTGGTTCTTCCCGGGGTTGTCGCTGTTGACCGCTGCGGGAATCGTTGCGGTGCTGGTGCAGATGGCGTTCGACCGCGACGCGCGGTCCCAGTTGTGGCTGAGCCTGTTGTCCTGGTTGGTGGTGCTCGGGGCGTACCGCTGCCTGCCTCGCAGTCGCAAAAGCAGCCAGCCCGAGCCGAATTAG